One Megalops cyprinoides isolate fMegCyp1 chromosome 17, fMegCyp1.pri, whole genome shotgun sequence DNA window includes the following coding sequences:
- the gopc gene encoding Golgi-associated PDZ and coiled-coil motif-containing protein isoform X1, with protein sequence MSASAGGVSPAAQGSALAGPGSGMSMFRWLEVLEKEFDKAFVDVDLLLGEIDPDQADITYEGRQKMTSLSSCFAQLCHKAQTIFQLNHKLEAQVVDLKSELTDVQAEKAVVEKEVHDQLLQLHAIQLQLHAKTGQGVDSGSIKAKLSVPSVEEMERELEANKKEKVKEMKLEAEVKLFKKENEALRRHIAVLQAEVYGARLAAKYLDKELAGRVQQIQLLGRDMKGPAHDKLWNQLEAEIHLHRHKTVIRACRGRNDPKKPLPAPVGHDTEALKKTQGVGPIRKVVLSKEDHEGLGISITGGKEHGVPILISEIHPTQPAERCGGLHVGDAILAVNSINLRDAKHKEAVTILSQQRGEIEFEVVYVAPEVDSDDENVEYEDDSGHRYRLYLDELEEGSATSRSNGTGDPLQALEKNCASDGVENGDTGVSSETLSEETPPKATESAESSS encoded by the exons ATGTCTGCCTCGGCCGGCGGTGTCTCTCCTGCAGCCCAGGGATCGGCTCTTGCCGGCCCTGGCTCTGGGATGTCCATGTTCCGATGGTTGGAGGTTCTGGAGAAGGAGTTTGACAAGGCGTTTGTGGATGTGGATTTGCTGCTTGGAGAGATCGACCCCGATCAAGCTGACATCACCTATGAGGGCCGACAGAAGATGACAAGTCTTAGCTCATGTTTTGCTCAGCTTTGCCATAAAGCCCAAACCATCTTCCAACTTAACCACAAGCTAGAG GCCCAGGTGGTGGACCTGAAGTCGGAGCTGACGGATGTCCAGGCGGAGAAGGCGGTGGTGGAGAAGGAGGTCCAcgaccagctgctgcagctccacgCCATCCAGCTACAGCTCCACGCCAAAACAGGCCAGGGCGTAGACTCGGGCTCCATCAAAGCCAAGCTG TCTGTTCCTTCAGTGGAGGAGATG gagagggagctggaggccaACAAGAAGGAGAAGGTAAAGGAGATGAAGCTGGAGGCTGAGGTGAAGCTGTTCAAGAAGGAGAACGAGGCCCTCCGCAGGCACATTGCGGTACTGCAGGCGGAGGTCTACGGGGCGCGACTAGCCGCCAAAtacctggacaaggagctggcCGGGAG GGTGCAGCAGATTCAGCTGCTGGGCCGAGACATGAAGGGACCGGCCCACGACAAACTCTGGAACCAGCTGGAGGCCGAGATCCACCTGCATCGCCACAAAACGGTCATCCGAGCCTGCAGAGGGCGCAATGATCCCAAGAAGCCCTTACCCGCACCGGTGGGACAC GACACAGAGGCACTGAAGAAGACGCAGGGTGTCGGCCCAATTCGGAAAGTGGTGCTGTCTAAAGAAGACCACGAAGGACTTGGCATCTCCATCACG GGGGGGAAGGAACACGGTGTTCCCATCCTGATTTCGGAGATCCACCCCACCCAGCCGGCGGAGCGCTGCGGCGGGCTGCACGTGGGGGACGCCATCTTGGCCGTCAACAGCATCAACCTGCGGGACGCCAAGCACAAGGAGGCGGTGACCATCCTGTCAcagcag AGGGGCGAGATCGAGTTCGAGGTGGTGTACGTGGCCCCGGAGGTGGACTCGGATGACGAGAACGTGGAGTACGAGGACGACAGCGGCCACCGCTATCGCCTGTACCTGGACGAGCTGGAGGAGGGCTCGGCCACCAGCCGCAGCAACGGCACAGGAGACCCCCTACAAG CCCTGGAGAAAAACTGCGCGAGTGACGGGGTGGAGAACGGCGACACGGGGGTGTCCAGCGAGACGCTGTCAGAGGAGACCCCCCCGAAAGCCACGGAGTCGGCGGAGAGCTCCTCATAG
- the gopc gene encoding Golgi-associated PDZ and coiled-coil motif-containing protein isoform X2, which translates to MSASAGGVSPAAQGSALAGPGSGMSMFRWLEVLEKEFDKAFVDVDLLLGEIDPDQADITYEGRQKMTSLSSCFAQLCHKAQTIFQLNHKLEAQVVDLKSELTDVQAEKAVVEKEVHDQLLQLHAIQLQLHAKTGQGVDSGSIKAKLERELEANKKEKVKEMKLEAEVKLFKKENEALRRHIAVLQAEVYGARLAAKYLDKELAGRVQQIQLLGRDMKGPAHDKLWNQLEAEIHLHRHKTVIRACRGRNDPKKPLPAPVGHDTEALKKTQGVGPIRKVVLSKEDHEGLGISITGGKEHGVPILISEIHPTQPAERCGGLHVGDAILAVNSINLRDAKHKEAVTILSQQRGEIEFEVVYVAPEVDSDDENVEYEDDSGHRYRLYLDELEEGSATSRSNGTGDPLQALEKNCASDGVENGDTGVSSETLSEETPPKATESAESSS; encoded by the exons ATGTCTGCCTCGGCCGGCGGTGTCTCTCCTGCAGCCCAGGGATCGGCTCTTGCCGGCCCTGGCTCTGGGATGTCCATGTTCCGATGGTTGGAGGTTCTGGAGAAGGAGTTTGACAAGGCGTTTGTGGATGTGGATTTGCTGCTTGGAGAGATCGACCCCGATCAAGCTGACATCACCTATGAGGGCCGACAGAAGATGACAAGTCTTAGCTCATGTTTTGCTCAGCTTTGCCATAAAGCCCAAACCATCTTCCAACTTAACCACAAGCTAGAG GCCCAGGTGGTGGACCTGAAGTCGGAGCTGACGGATGTCCAGGCGGAGAAGGCGGTGGTGGAGAAGGAGGTCCAcgaccagctgctgcagctccacgCCATCCAGCTACAGCTCCACGCCAAAACAGGCCAGGGCGTAGACTCGGGCTCCATCAAAGCCAAGCTG gagagggagctggaggccaACAAGAAGGAGAAGGTAAAGGAGATGAAGCTGGAGGCTGAGGTGAAGCTGTTCAAGAAGGAGAACGAGGCCCTCCGCAGGCACATTGCGGTACTGCAGGCGGAGGTCTACGGGGCGCGACTAGCCGCCAAAtacctggacaaggagctggcCGGGAG GGTGCAGCAGATTCAGCTGCTGGGCCGAGACATGAAGGGACCGGCCCACGACAAACTCTGGAACCAGCTGGAGGCCGAGATCCACCTGCATCGCCACAAAACGGTCATCCGAGCCTGCAGAGGGCGCAATGATCCCAAGAAGCCCTTACCCGCACCGGTGGGACAC GACACAGAGGCACTGAAGAAGACGCAGGGTGTCGGCCCAATTCGGAAAGTGGTGCTGTCTAAAGAAGACCACGAAGGACTTGGCATCTCCATCACG GGGGGGAAGGAACACGGTGTTCCCATCCTGATTTCGGAGATCCACCCCACCCAGCCGGCGGAGCGCTGCGGCGGGCTGCACGTGGGGGACGCCATCTTGGCCGTCAACAGCATCAACCTGCGGGACGCCAAGCACAAGGAGGCGGTGACCATCCTGTCAcagcag AGGGGCGAGATCGAGTTCGAGGTGGTGTACGTGGCCCCGGAGGTGGACTCGGATGACGAGAACGTGGAGTACGAGGACGACAGCGGCCACCGCTATCGCCTGTACCTGGACGAGCTGGAGGAGGGCTCGGCCACCAGCCGCAGCAACGGCACAGGAGACCCCCTACAAG CCCTGGAGAAAAACTGCGCGAGTGACGGGGTGGAGAACGGCGACACGGGGGTGTCCAGCGAGACGCTGTCAGAGGAGACCCCCCCGAAAGCCACGGAGTCGGCGGAGAGCTCCTCATAG
- the LOC118792436 gene encoding nephrocan-like, protein MHAYGGICSNACPKKCVCEHAKSVQCFRVQGVPSGIARDVRRLNLGYNHIKDLKSRDFSGLASLEEVILPSCGLEMVEAGAFRAQGNLKILELQKNKLRHFPRGLPHSLETLKLANNRIQSLQEPAFEGLRRLRVLDLQNNLITNLRASTLSPLVKLECLYLDGNNIETVQGSLRLTRLNLLSMGNNRIPSLSSAFFTLLQSLATLRLPGNVLVRVPHDLPQALSSLNLDRNQIRALRSRELGHLRHLVALSVSHNKLVSVDGSLRLPNLTVLEVSGNHLRTLPSRLTSRLERLDCGQNSIQEVTFQQLSGMRQLRHLFLENNTIHHFEANALRNCMHLTNLALEQNLLAAIPEGLPETLVRLDLKGNRIETIQERELMTLKRLQVLNLRNNKLSSLSLSALELLPRLRKVYLDGNPWNCSCEIVRVKRRLQARKVEIRSELCNDPIRAPGDDWRAYLREQDKCEEYIRETVPQSQEKNTAHIEHTDNEEYYDYDA, encoded by the exons ATGCATGCTTATGGTGGCATTTGCAGCAATGCATGTCCAaagaaatgtgtctgtgaacaTGCAAAATCTGTGCAGTGTTTCAGGGTACAAGGTGTTCCCTCAGGTATTGCAAGAGATGTGAGGAGACTAAACCTGGGATATAATCACATCAAGGATCTAAAG AGCAGGGATTTCTCCGGCCTGGCTAGTCTTGAGGAAGTGATTTTACCTTCCTGTGGACTGGAGATGGTGGAGGCCGGTGCGTTCAGGGCTCAGGGGAACCTGAAAATTCTGGAGCTTCAGAAAAACAAGCTGAGGCACTTCCCACGCGGTCTGCCCCACAGTCTGGAGACGCTCAAACTGGCCAACAACAGGATCCAAAGCCTCCAGGAGCCTGCTTTTGAGGGCCTGCGGAGACTGCGTGTGCTGGACCTTCAGAACAACCTGATAACCAACCTGCGGGCCAGCACACTCTCCCCGCTCGTAAAACTGGAATGCCTTTATCTGGATGGCAATAACATTGAGACTGTCCAGGGCTCCCTCAGGCTAACTCGGCTGAACCTGCTCAGCATGGGGAACAACAGGATTCCTTCTCTGTCGTCAGCATTCTTCACACTGCTACAGTCTCTTGCAACGTTGCGTTTACCAGGGAATGTCCTGGTAAGAGTCCCGCACGACCTCCCCCAAGCGCTGTCCTCCTTGAACCTGGACAGGAACCAAATACGGGCCCTGAGGAGTCGGGAGCTGGGTCACCTGCGTCATCTTGTGGCTCTCTCCGTGTCCCATAATAAGCTGGTGTCTGTGGATGGATCCCTGCGTCTGCCCAACCTGACAGTGCTGGAGGTATCAGGGAACCACCTCCGTACCCTGCCCAGCAGGCTGACCTCAAGGCTGGAGAGACTGGACTGCGGGCAGAACTCCATCCAGGAGGTCACCTTCCAGCAGCTGTCTGGAATGAGACAACTGAGACACCTGTTTCTAGAGAACAACACCATCCATCACTTTGAGGCCAACGCACTGAGGAACTGCATGCACCTAACCAACCTGGCTCTGGAACAGAACCTCCTCGCTGCAATTCCAGAGGG tcTCCCTGAAACACTGGTGCGGCTAGACCTGAAGGGGAACCGTATTGAGACTATACAGGAACGGGAGCTGATGACTCTCAAGCGTCTCCAGGTGTTGAATCTGCGCAACAACAAGCTTTCCTCCCTGAGCCTGTCAGCACTGGAGCTGCTGCCGCGGCTGAGGAAGGTCTACCTGGACGGCAACCCCTGGAACTGCAGCTGCGAGATAGTCCGTGTCAAGAGGAGGCTGCAGGCGAGGAAAGTAGAGATCCGCAGCGAGCTGTGCAACGATCCGATTCGTGCGCCAGGAGACGACTGGCGCGCCTACCTCAGGGAGCAAGATAAGTGCGAAGAGTATATCCGGGAAACGGTTCCGCAGAGTCAAGAAAAGAATACAGCGCACATCGAGCATACAGATAATGAAGAATACTATGACTACGACGCCTAG
- the nus1 gene encoding dehydrodolichyl diphosphate synthase complex subunit nus1 produces the protein MMAQVYEFVWRILHALLHLQRALICWFRVRLWNWRLWKRAVAALLVPVALGFQNHKKLGPSAGKRGLRRVRWGADGKSLEKLPLHVSLLIAEDELHYTDIANLVVWCMAVGISYVSVYDNQGIFRRNNSRLMDEILKQQQELLGLDGTKCPIELLNNGSDKQDHQVLSCQAGVKTLSPDDGKPSIVRAAQELCRAVEQKERTAKDIDVHMLDSILRDSVHIPDPDLVLKFGPVESTLGYLPWHIRLSEFISMPSHTSVSYEDFLSALKRYATCEQRQGK, from the exons ATGATGGCACAGGTGTACGAGTTCGTGTGGCGGATTTTGCATGCCCTTCTGCATCTGCAGCGAGCGCTCATCTGCTGGTTCCGAGTCCGCCTGTGGAACTGGCGCCTCTGGAAGCGAGCAGTGGCGGCGTTGCTCGTACCAGTGGCGCTCGGTTTCCAGAACCACAAAAAACTGGGTCCATCTGCCGGCAAGCGAGGTCTTCGCCGCGTCCGATGGGGAGCCGACGGAAAATCTCTAGAGAAACTACCGCTTCACGTCAGCTTGTTGATAGCCGAAGATGAACTGCACTACACGGACATCGCCAATCTGGTCGTCTGGTGCATGGCAGTAGGCATCTCTTACGTTAGCGTTTATGATAATCAag GTATCTTCAGAAGAAACAATTCCAGACTCATGGATGAAAtcctgaagcagcagcaggagctccTGGGTCTGGACGGCACCAAGTGCCCTATAGAGCTTTTAAACAATGGGAGTGACAAACAGGATCATCAAG TACTGTCCTGCCAGGCGGGGGTGAAGACGTTGTCCCCAGATGACGGGAAGCCCAGCATTGTGAGAGCGGCCCAGGAGCTGTGCAGGGCGGTGGAGCAGAAGGAAAGGACGGCCAAAGACATAGACGTCCATATGCTGGACTCCATACTCAGAG ATTCTGTGCATATACCGGACCCAGACCTGGTTCTGAAGTTTGGCCCAGTGGAAAGCACCTTGGGATACCTCCCCTGGCACATCCGGTTGTCTGAGTTCAT TTCCATGCCTTCACATACAAGTGTCTCGTATGAGGACTTTCTCAGTGCACTGAAGCGCTACGCAACCTGTgagcagaggcaggggaagTGA
- the LOC118792668 gene encoding stress response protein nst1-like: MKEEPHNERAKTQTPSQDSLVTKEETRSVNERIERVEKSIARVEEKIERMEQMVRQWDSTLKDIKEMLLTNLSKGRVEPEMQAGKVPATGKQKEEKGKEMEAQKEERLKKKNLEEPKIIVEKDNECHREDKRSNCKEDRSKVEENREKKKSFCFWKTLKGKWQRKGTDVTEEKRKKEEKKLHKSKMAAAFLQTQAADLVDIHIVSGDPVQVIQYLERSNRTAGPLTERLDTDSLSVIEHVNPLTCGSVEG, encoded by the exons ATGAAGGAGGAGCCTCACAATGAGAGGGCAAAGACACAAACCCCAAGTCAGGACTCTCTGGTCACGAAAGAGGAGACCCGGAGCGTGAATGAAAGGATAGAGAGAGTGGAGAAGAGTATTGCGAGAGTGGAGGAGAAAATAGAACGAATGGAGCAGATGGTGAGACAGTGGGACTCCACCCTGAAAGACATTAAAGAGATGCTTCTGACGAATCTCAGCAAAGGGAGGGTAGAGCCAGAGATGCAAGCAGGAAAGGTACCTGCGACGGGGAaacagaaggaggagaaagggaaagaaatggaggcacagaaagaagaaaggTTGAAGAAGAAAAATCTGGAGGAGCCAAAAATCATAGTGGAGAAAGACAATGAATGTCATAGGGAGGACAAAAGGAGCAATTGCAAGGAAGACAGAAGTAAAGTGGAGGAGAAtagggaaaagaagaaaagcttTTGCTTTTGGAAGACCTTGAAGGGGAAGTGGCAAAGGAAGGGGACAGATGTaacagaggagaagaggaaaaaagaggagaaaaagctACATAAATCAAAGATGGCTGCTGCATTTCTGCAAACCCAGGCTGCGGATTTAGTGGACATCCACATTGTGTCTGGGGATCCAGTACAGGTCATTCAGTATCTGGAGAGGTCAAACAG GACAGCTGGTCCCCTGACAGAGAGGCTGGATACTGACAGCTTGTCTGTCATCGAGCATGTGAACCCCCTCACCTGCGGTTCTGTGGAGGGATAA